From the Vicia villosa cultivar HV-30 ecotype Madison, WI unplaced genomic scaffold, Vvil1.0 ctg.000004F_1_1_1, whole genome shotgun sequence genome, one window contains:
- the LOC131621383 gene encoding uncharacterized protein LOC131621383, with amino-acid sequence MNTFCMVHPDNVSKELVSINDISTNVQGVVVKAVNVNSDFNNKQEFDDRDSMLTWSRRNATKLDFGVEIRGYRSEMQQVLQLLDDNGSVSWYRTCDDGVTIRDIFLTYPDLIKLFNTFLMVLILDSTNKTNKYRLPLFDMVGVTSTEKTYAVGFAFLSVKKRKILHGH; translated from the exons ATGAACACGTTCT gtatggtgcaccctgATAATGTCTCAAAAGAATTAGTTTCTATAAACGATATTTCTACAAATGTTCAAGGGGTTGTCGTAAAGGCGGTAAATGTCAACAGTGATTTTAATAACAAGCAAGAATTTGATGATCGTGATAGCATGCTTACATGGAGTCGTAGGAATGCAACTAAACTTGATTTTGGTGTG GAGATTAGGGGATATAGAAGTGAGATGCAACAAGTATTGCAATTGTTGGATGATAACGGTTCTGTGTCCTGGTACAGAACTTGCGACGATGGAGTTACGATCCGAGATATTTTTTTGACTTATCCAGATTTGATAAAATTGTTCAACACTTTCTTGATGGTGCTCATTCTCGATTCTACcaacaagaccaacaagtatagactTCCATTATTTGATATGGTTGGTGTTACATCTACCGAGAAGACATATGCCGTTGGTTTTGCTTTTTTGAGtgtgaaaaaaaggaaaattttacATGGGCATTAG